A single window of Selenomonas sputigena DNA harbors:
- a CDS encoding TetR/AcrR family transcriptional regulator, whose product MEEDKISRREMKKIQSRKAILDSAASLFQSRGLEDVAIADIMSGADLGIGTFYNYFDSKDDVLMELLGRIMKELGERVRVLSEERRPVTEILRELLLAAARLLGQNRYVLPLFLRAAQQATLLKRSEASVSAPPFTVLFTRLVEEGQANGEFRHDIPTAIISELFHSLFQAAAFSKLEIPFEENVRLKLGLILDGMRVIEKQEEQKE is encoded by the coding sequence ATGGAAGAAGATAAGATCAGCCGCCGCGAGATGAAGAAGATTCAGTCGCGCAAGGCGATTCTCGATTCGGCGGCAAGCCTGTTTCAGAGTCGCGGGCTGGAAGATGTTGCGATTGCGGATATCATGAGTGGGGCGGATCTTGGCATCGGTACGTTTTACAATTACTTTGACTCCAAGGACGATGTCTTGATGGAACTTCTGGGGCGCATCATGAAGGAACTGGGAGAAAGGGTGCGCGTCCTGTCCGAGGAGCGTAGGCCCGTGACGGAAATCCTGCGCGAGCTGCTTCTGGCCGCCGCCAGACTTCTTGGGCAGAATCGTTATGTGTTGCCGCTTTTCCTGCGTGCTGCACAGCAGGCGACCTTGCTGAAGCGCTCGGAGGCGAGCGTTTCGGCGCCGCCTTTCACGGTGCTTTTCACACGCTTGGTTGAGGAAGGCCAAGCGAATGGCGAGTTCCGCCATGACATCCCGACGGCGATCATCTCAGAACTTTTCCACTCGCTGTTTCAAGCAGCGGCGTTCAGTAAACTGGAAATTCCCTTCGAGGAGAACGTGCGCCTGAAGCTTGGATTGATTCTCGACGGCATGCGCGTGATTGAAAAGCAGGAAGAGCAAAAGGAATGA
- the nirJ1 gene encoding putative heme d1 biosynthesis radical SAM protein NirJ1, translating to MISVTKLLFAREYFGDSLRYTKNAHRMKNGAAEGMGPVVVWNSTKTCNLKCRHCYMNSDAKKYQDELTTEEARRFIDDLTDFRVPVLLFSGGEPLLRPDFFELAEHAAAKGVRPTLSTNGTLIDRATAQRIKDIGVGYVGISLDGLKDVNDKFRGKEGAYEAAMRGIENCTAVGQRVGLRFTINHHNIMELDKIFDFIEEEGINRVCFYHLVYSGRGNAMMEEDVTAQESRRAMDTIIRRTQDFEERGLEKEILTVDNHCDGVYIYLKTLREKGEAAAEHVWKHISMNGGNRSGIAFGEVDPLGYVHPDQFTQHHTFGNVRERKFGDIWQDTSNAILAGLKDRKPLLKGRCSSCRYLSCCNGNFRTRAEARTGDFWASDPSCYLTDEEIGLAREEAAI from the coding sequence ATGATCAGTGTAACGAAGCTTCTTTTTGCGCGCGAGTATTTCGGCGACTCGCTGCGCTATACGAAGAATGCGCATCGAATGAAAAACGGTGCGGCCGAGGGAATGGGCCCCGTCGTCGTCTGGAATTCGACGAAGACGTGCAACCTCAAGTGTCGCCATTGCTACATGAACTCGGACGCCAAGAAGTATCAGGATGAGCTGACGACAGAGGAGGCGCGGCGCTTCATCGACGACCTCACTGACTTTCGCGTGCCCGTTTTGCTCTTTTCGGGCGGCGAACCGCTCCTTCGTCCCGACTTCTTCGAGCTTGCCGAGCACGCGGCGGCAAAGGGCGTGCGCCCGACGCTCTCGACGAACGGCACGCTCATTGACCGCGCGACGGCGCAGCGCATTAAGGACATCGGCGTGGGCTACGTCGGCATCTCGCTTGACGGTCTCAAGGATGTGAACGACAAGTTCCGCGGCAAGGAGGGCGCCTACGAGGCTGCCATGCGCGGCATAGAGAACTGCACGGCGGTCGGGCAGCGCGTGGGGCTTCGTTTCACGATCAACCATCATAACATCATGGAACTCGACAAGATCTTCGATTTCATCGAGGAGGAGGGCATCAACCGCGTGTGCTTCTATCACCTCGTCTACTCGGGGCGCGGCAACGCGATGATGGAAGAGGATGTGACGGCACAGGAATCGCGACGCGCCATGGATACAATCATCCGCCGCACGCAGGACTTCGAGGAGCGCGGTCTGGAAAAGGAGATCCTGACGGTTGACAATCACTGTGACGGCGTTTACATCTACTTGAAAACGCTCAGGGAGAAGGGCGAGGCAGCGGCCGAGCATGTGTGGAAGCACATTTCGATGAACGGCGGCAACCGCTCGGGCATCGCTTTCGGCGAGGTCGATCCCTTAGGCTACGTCCATCCCGATCAGTTCACGCAGCACCATACCTTCGGCAATGTGCGCGAGAGGAAGTTCGGCGATATCTGGCAGGACACGTCGAACGCCATCCTAGCGGGACTCAAGGATCGAAAGCCGCTTCTTAAGGGTCGATGTTCCTCGTGCCGCTACCTCTCGTGCTGCAACGGCAACTTCCGCACGCGTGCTGAGGCGCGTACGGGCGATTTCTGGGCAAGCGATCCTTCGTGCTATCTGACGGACGAGGAGATCGGACTTGCGCGTGAGGAGGCGGCGATATGA
- the nirJ2 gene encoding putative heme d1 biosynthesis radical SAM protein NirJ2 — protein MIISWNTTNACNMYCKHCYRDAGCKAEEELSTVEAKKLLDEIARAGFKIMIFSGGEPLTRPDILELVEHATKLGLRSVFGTNGTLITPEMARALKAAGAMGMGISLDSMSPAKHDTFRSYPGGWAGAVEGMKNCRAAGLPFQIHTTVMDWNEKELEAITDFAVELGAVAHHFFFLVPTGRAETIEEESLRAEAYESVLTRIMKKSEEVDIELKPTCAPQFLRIAGQMGIKTRFRRGCLAGLSYCIISPRGKVQPCAYLNMELGDVRKTPFDEIWRNSEVLNKLRTLEYSGGCGTCDYKRACGGCRARAAYYNDGDYMAEEPWCLYHGRKG, from the coding sequence ATGATCATCTCGTGGAACACGACGAACGCTTGCAACATGTACTGCAAGCACTGCTACCGCGATGCGGGCTGCAAGGCGGAGGAGGAGCTTTCGACGGTGGAGGCGAAGAAGCTCCTCGATGAGATCGCGCGTGCGGGCTTCAAGATCATGATCTTTTCGGGTGGCGAGCCTCTGACGCGCCCCGACATTCTGGAACTTGTAGAGCATGCGACGAAGCTTGGTTTGCGCTCGGTCTTCGGCACAAACGGCACGCTGATCACGCCCGAGATGGCACGCGCCTTAAAGGCGGCGGGCGCGATGGGTATGGGAATTTCGCTCGACTCGATGTCGCCTGCGAAGCACGATACGTTCCGCAGCTATCCGGGCGGCTGGGCGGGCGCTGTCGAAGGCATGAAGAATTGCCGCGCGGCGGGGCTGCCGTTTCAGATTCATACGACGGTCATGGACTGGAACGAGAAGGAATTGGAGGCGATCACGGACTTCGCCGTGGAACTCGGCGCTGTGGCGCACCACTTCTTCTTCCTCGTGCCGACGGGACGTGCCGAGACGATCGAGGAGGAGTCGCTTCGTGCCGAGGCGTACGAGAGCGTTCTGACGCGCATCATGAAAAAGTCGGAGGAAGTGGATATCGAGCTGAAGCCGACGTGCGCACCGCAGTTTTTGCGCATCGCGGGGCAGATGGGCATCAAGACGCGCTTTCGGCGAGGCTGTCTCGCGGGACTCAGCTACTGCATCATCAGCCCGCGCGGCAAGGTGCAGCCGTGCGCCTATCTCAACATGGAGCTTGGCGACGTGCGAAAGACGCCGTTCGACGAGATCTGGAGGAACAGCGAGGTGCTGAACAAGCTGCGCACGCTCGAATATTCGGGCGGCTGCGGCACTTGTGACTACAAGCGTGCCTGCGGCGGCTGCCGTGCGCGTGCTGCCTACTACAACGATGGCGATTATATGGCGGAAGAGCCTTGGTGTCTTTACCACGGGCGCAAGGGATAG
- a CDS encoding HAD family hydrolase, whose protein sequence is MIKLVFCDMDGTLLDGQGNLPEGLGAILAELKEHGVIFAPASGRQYAALLRHFRPWAEDLIFCAENGAYVVRRGEELFSATIAPALCEEIVHRATAVQGGYTVWCGKEYAYVTERNEAFFREMQQYFTEYKLVGSFDAVHDAAIKFSICDPVEADAERTIYPSLQDLSEELKVVVSSNYWVDIMQKDVNKGAAVRRVQQLLGIRPEECLAFGDYLNDVEMLGAVGESYAMENAHPKAKAAAKHIAPPNTQHGVLRILRRLLDEGKMQGGRS, encoded by the coding sequence ATGATCAAGCTGGTATTTTGTGATATGGACGGCACGCTTCTCGATGGGCAGGGAAATCTGCCTGAAGGACTCGGTGCGATTCTCGCCGAACTCAAGGAGCACGGCGTGATCTTTGCGCCTGCGAGCGGCAGGCAGTATGCGGCGCTTCTGCGCCATTTCCGACCATGGGCGGAGGATCTCATCTTCTGCGCGGAAAACGGCGCCTACGTCGTGCGGCGCGGCGAGGAACTTTTCTCCGCAACGATCGCGCCCGCCTTGTGCGAGGAAATCGTGCACCGAGCCACTGCTGTCCAAGGCGGTTATACCGTCTGGTGCGGCAAGGAGTACGCCTATGTGACGGAGCGCAACGAGGCGTTCTTTAGAGAGATGCAGCAGTATTTCACGGAATACAAGCTGGTCGGGAGCTTCGATGCCGTGCATGATGCGGCGATCAAGTTTTCTATATGCGATCCTGTGGAGGCGGATGCTGAGCGCACGATCTATCCTTCGCTGCAGGACTTGTCCGAGGAGCTGAAGGTCGTCGTCTCCTCGAACTATTGGGTGGACATCATGCAAAAAGATGTGAACAAGGGCGCCGCCGTGCGCCGCGTGCAGCAGCTTCTGGGCATTCGCCCCGAAGAGTGCCTTGCCTTCGGCGACTATCTGAACGACGTCGAGATGCTCGGCGCGGTAGGCGAGAGCTACGCGATGGAGAATGCGCACCCGAAGGCGAAGGCGGCGGCGAAGCATATCGCGCCGCCCAACACGCAGCACGGCGTGCTGCGCATCCTGCGCCGGCTGCTCGATGAAGGAAAGATGCAAGGAGGAAGATCATGA
- a CDS encoding histidinol-phosphatase, with the protein MKLDYHMHLEYGSYDEAWVEGFFRAAAARGVAEIGFSEHSHTFPEFESLYYDDLILDDSFVGSFQQKWLKKNKFKYTLEEYFAFMAKLKEKHAVKTGIEVCNFQDQTAVAKILGSCDFDYVIGSVHFIRGWAYDWSEIKAEWDRIALFDIYEWYTQEIEKLCASKLYDVLGHPFNIRLFRYFPDFDVTPFLERAVCAMEKAQMAVDINTGTLYRYPIAEISPYEDFMRLAAAHKLPVITTSDAHKPEDAGAYNDEAVAYARRFGYETTLRFTKREREVVPLG; encoded by the coding sequence ATGAAGCTCGACTATCATATGCATTTGGAATACGGCTCTTACGATGAAGCGTGGGTGGAAGGTTTTTTCCGTGCGGCGGCGGCGCGCGGCGTGGCGGAGATCGGCTTTTCCGAGCACAGTCACACGTTTCCGGAGTTTGAATCGCTCTATTACGATGATCTCATCTTGGACGACTCCTTCGTCGGCAGTTTTCAGCAGAAGTGGCTGAAGAAGAACAAGTTCAAGTATACGCTCGAAGAATACTTCGCCTTCATGGCAAAGCTCAAGGAAAAGCACGCGGTCAAGACGGGCATCGAGGTCTGCAACTTCCAAGATCAGACGGCTGTTGCAAAAATCCTCGGCAGCTGCGATTTTGACTATGTGATCGGATCGGTGCACTTCATTCGCGGCTGGGCGTACGACTGGTCCGAGATCAAGGCGGAGTGGGATCGCATCGCGCTCTTTGACATCTACGAATGGTACACGCAGGAGATCGAGAAGCTCTGCGCCTCGAAGCTCTACGATGTGCTCGGGCATCCGTTCAACATCCGCCTCTTCCGCTACTTCCCCGATTTTGACGTCACGCCGTTCTTGGAGCGCGCCGTGTGCGCGATGGAAAAGGCTCAGATGGCGGTCGACATCAACACGGGTACGCTCTACCGCTATCCGATTGCGGAGATCTCGCCCTACGAGGATTTCATGCGCCTCGCGGCGGCGCACAAACTGCCTGTCATCACGACCTCGGATGCGCACAAGCCCGAGGATGCGGGCGCGTACAATGACGAGGCCGTCGCCTACGCACGGCGCTTCGGCTACGAGACGACACTGC